The Trichosurus vulpecula isolate mTriVul1 chromosome 4, mTriVul1.pri, whole genome shotgun sequence genome contains a region encoding:
- the VEZF1 gene encoding vascular endothelial zinc finger 1 isoform X1 — translation MEANWTAFLFQAHEASHHQQQAAQNSLLPLLSSAVEPPDQKPLLPLPITQKPQAPPETLKDAIGIKKEKPKTSFVCNYCSKAFRDSYHLRRHQSCHTGIKLVSRQKKTPTTVVPLISTIAGDNSRTSLVSTIAGILSTVTTSSSGTNPSSSASSTVMPVTQTVKKPSKPVKKNHACEMCGKAFRDVYHLNRHKLSHSDEKPFECPICNQRFKRKDRMTYHVRSHEGGITKPYTCSVCGKGFSRPDHLSCHVKHVHSTERPFKCQFSSLMQTCTAAFATKDRLRTHMVRHEGKVSCNICGKLLSAAYITSHLKTHGQSQSINCNTCKQGINKTCMNEETSNQKQQQQQQHVTSWPGKQVETLRLWEEAVKARKKECQFTFEKAIEYVPFEAANLCQTSTAATTPVTLTTPFNITSSVSSGTMSNPVTVAAAMSMRSPVNVSSAVNITSPMNIGHPVTITSPLSMTSPLTLTTPVNLPTPVTAPVNIAHPVTITSPMNLPTPMTLAAPLNIAMRPVESMPFLPQALPTSPPW, via the exons atGGAGGCCAACTGGACCGCGTTCCTGTTCCAG GCCCATGAAGCCTCCCATCACCAACAGCAGGCAGCACAGAACAGCTTGCTGCCCCTCCTGAGCTCTGCTGTGGAGCCCCCTGATCAGAAGCCGTTGCTTCCATTACCAATAACTCAGAAACCTCAGGCACCACCAGAAACATTAAAGGATGCCATtgggattaaaaaagaaaaacctaaaaCCTCCTTTGTGTGCAATTACTGCAGTAAAGCTTTCAGGGACAGCTACCACCTGAGACGCCATCAGTCCTGCCACACTGGGATAAAGTTAGTGTCACGGCAAAAGAAAACCCCTACCACAGTGGTACCCCTTATCTCCACCATCGCCGGAGACAACAGCCGAACTTCGTTGGTCTCAACCATCGCAGGCATCTTGTCAACGGTCACTACATCTTCCTCCGGCACTAATCCTAGCAGCAGTGCCAGTTCCACTGTTATGCCAGTGACACAGACAGTCAAGAAGCCCAGTAAGCCAGTCAAGAAGAACCATGCTTGTGAGATGTGTGGGAAGGCCTTTCGAGATGTCTACCACCTTAACCGGCACAAGCTCTCTCATTCAGAtgagaaaccctttgaatgtcCTATTTGCAATCAGCGCTTCAAGAGGAAGGATCGGATGACTTACCATGTGAGGTCTCATGAAGGAGGCATCACCAAACCATATACTTGCAGTGTTTGTGGGAAAGGCTTCTCGAG GCCTGACCACTTAAGCTGTCACGTAAAACATGTCCATTCAACAGAGAGACCCTTCAAATGCCAA ttttcctccCTCATGCAGACATGCACTGCTGCCTTTGCCACCAAAGACAGACTGCGGACGCATATGGTTCGCCATGAAGGAAAGGTATCTTGTAATATCTGTGGTAAACTTCTGAGTGCAGCGTATATCACCAGCCACTTAAAGACACATGGGCAGAGCCAAAGTATCAACTGTAATACATGTAAACAAGGCATCAATAAAA CATGTATGAATGAAGAGACCAGTaaccagaagcagcagcagcagcagcaacatgtGACCAGCTGGCCAGGGAAGCAGGTAGAGACACTGAGATTGTGGGAAGAAGCTGTCAAGGCAAGGAAGAAAG AATGTCAGTTCACCTTTGAGAAGGCTATAGAGTACGTACCATTCG AAGCTGCTAACCTGTGCCAAACCTCCACGGCTGCTACGACACCTGTGACTCTTACTACTCCATTCAATATAACTTCCTCTGTTTCGTCTGGGACAATGTCAAACCCAGTCACAGTGGCAGCTGCAATGAGCATGAGAAGTCCAGTAAATGTTTCAAGTGCAGTTAATATAACCAGCCCAATGAATATAGGGCACCCTGTAACTATAACCAGTCCACTATCCATGACCTCTCCACTAACACTCACCACCCCAGTCAACCTCCCCACCCCTGTCACTGCCCCAGTGAATATAGCACACCCAGTCACTATCACATCTCCAATGAACCTACCCACACCAATGACATTAGCAGCCCCACTAAATATAGCAATGAGACCCGTAGAGAGCATGCCTTTCTTACCCCAAGCTTTGCCCACATCACCACCTTGGTAA
- the VEZF1 gene encoding vascular endothelial zinc finger 1 isoform X2 encodes MEANWTAFLFQAHEASHHQQQAAQNSLLPLLSSAVEPPDQKPLLPLPITQKPQAPPETLKDAIGIKKEKPKTSFVCNYCSKAFRDSYHLRRHQSCHTGIKLVSRQKKTPTTVVPLISTIAGDNSRTSLVSTIAGILSTVTTSSSGTNPSSSASSTVMPVTQTVKKPSKPVKKNHACEMCGKAFRDVYHLNRHKLSHSDEKPFECPICNQRFKRKDRMTYHVRSHEGGITKPYTCSVCGKGFSRPDHLSCHVKHVHSTERPFKCQTCTAAFATKDRLRTHMVRHEGKVSCNICGKLLSAAYITSHLKTHGQSQSINCNTCKQGINKTCMNEETSNQKQQQQQQHVTSWPGKQVETLRLWEEAVKARKKECQFTFEKAIEYVPFEAANLCQTSTAATTPVTLTTPFNITSSVSSGTMSNPVTVAAAMSMRSPVNVSSAVNITSPMNIGHPVTITSPLSMTSPLTLTTPVNLPTPVTAPVNIAHPVTITSPMNLPTPMTLAAPLNIAMRPVESMPFLPQALPTSPPW; translated from the exons atGGAGGCCAACTGGACCGCGTTCCTGTTCCAG GCCCATGAAGCCTCCCATCACCAACAGCAGGCAGCACAGAACAGCTTGCTGCCCCTCCTGAGCTCTGCTGTGGAGCCCCCTGATCAGAAGCCGTTGCTTCCATTACCAATAACTCAGAAACCTCAGGCACCACCAGAAACATTAAAGGATGCCATtgggattaaaaaagaaaaacctaaaaCCTCCTTTGTGTGCAATTACTGCAGTAAAGCTTTCAGGGACAGCTACCACCTGAGACGCCATCAGTCCTGCCACACTGGGATAAAGTTAGTGTCACGGCAAAAGAAAACCCCTACCACAGTGGTACCCCTTATCTCCACCATCGCCGGAGACAACAGCCGAACTTCGTTGGTCTCAACCATCGCAGGCATCTTGTCAACGGTCACTACATCTTCCTCCGGCACTAATCCTAGCAGCAGTGCCAGTTCCACTGTTATGCCAGTGACACAGACAGTCAAGAAGCCCAGTAAGCCAGTCAAGAAGAACCATGCTTGTGAGATGTGTGGGAAGGCCTTTCGAGATGTCTACCACCTTAACCGGCACAAGCTCTCTCATTCAGAtgagaaaccctttgaatgtcCTATTTGCAATCAGCGCTTCAAGAGGAAGGATCGGATGACTTACCATGTGAGGTCTCATGAAGGAGGCATCACCAAACCATATACTTGCAGTGTTTGTGGGAAAGGCTTCTCGAG GCCTGACCACTTAAGCTGTCACGTAAAACATGTCCATTCAACAGAGAGACCCTTCAAATGCCAA ACATGCACTGCTGCCTTTGCCACCAAAGACAGACTGCGGACGCATATGGTTCGCCATGAAGGAAAGGTATCTTGTAATATCTGTGGTAAACTTCTGAGTGCAGCGTATATCACCAGCCACTTAAAGACACATGGGCAGAGCCAAAGTATCAACTGTAATACATGTAAACAAGGCATCAATAAAA CATGTATGAATGAAGAGACCAGTaaccagaagcagcagcagcagcagcaacatgtGACCAGCTGGCCAGGGAAGCAGGTAGAGACACTGAGATTGTGGGAAGAAGCTGTCAAGGCAAGGAAGAAAG AATGTCAGTTCACCTTTGAGAAGGCTATAGAGTACGTACCATTCG AAGCTGCTAACCTGTGCCAAACCTCCACGGCTGCTACGACACCTGTGACTCTTACTACTCCATTCAATATAACTTCCTCTGTTTCGTCTGGGACAATGTCAAACCCAGTCACAGTGGCAGCTGCAATGAGCATGAGAAGTCCAGTAAATGTTTCAAGTGCAGTTAATATAACCAGCCCAATGAATATAGGGCACCCTGTAACTATAACCAGTCCACTATCCATGACCTCTCCACTAACACTCACCACCCCAGTCAACCTCCCCACCCCTGTCACTGCCCCAGTGAATATAGCACACCCAGTCACTATCACATCTCCAATGAACCTACCCACACCAATGACATTAGCAGCCCCACTAAATATAGCAATGAGACCCGTAGAGAGCATGCCTTTCTTACCCCAAGCTTTGCCCACATCACCACCTTGGTAA
- the VEZF1 gene encoding vascular endothelial zinc finger 1 isoform X3 gives MEANWTAFLFQAHEASHHQQQAAQNSLLPLLSSAVEPPDQKPLLPLPITQKPQAPPETLKDAIGIKKEKPKTSFVCNYCSKAFRDSYHLRRHQSCHTGIKLVSRQKKTPTTVVPLISTIAGDNSRTSLVSTIAGILSTVTTSSSGTNPSSSASSTVMPVTQTVKKPSKPVKKNHACEMCGKAFRDVYHLNRHKLSHSDEKPFECPICNQRFKRKDRMTYHVRSHEGGITKPYTCSVCGKGFSRPDHLSCHVKHVHSTERPFKCQFSSLMQTCTAAFATKDRLRTHMVRHEGKVSCNICGKLLSAAYITSHLKTHGQSQSINCNTCKQGINKTCMNEETSNQKQQQQQQHVTSWPGKQVETLRLWEEAVKARKKEAANLCQTSTAATTPVTLTTPFNITSSVSSGTMSNPVTVAAAMSMRSPVNVSSAVNITSPMNIGHPVTITSPLSMTSPLTLTTPVNLPTPVTAPVNIAHPVTITSPMNLPTPMTLAAPLNIAMRPVESMPFLPQALPTSPPW, from the exons atGGAGGCCAACTGGACCGCGTTCCTGTTCCAG GCCCATGAAGCCTCCCATCACCAACAGCAGGCAGCACAGAACAGCTTGCTGCCCCTCCTGAGCTCTGCTGTGGAGCCCCCTGATCAGAAGCCGTTGCTTCCATTACCAATAACTCAGAAACCTCAGGCACCACCAGAAACATTAAAGGATGCCATtgggattaaaaaagaaaaacctaaaaCCTCCTTTGTGTGCAATTACTGCAGTAAAGCTTTCAGGGACAGCTACCACCTGAGACGCCATCAGTCCTGCCACACTGGGATAAAGTTAGTGTCACGGCAAAAGAAAACCCCTACCACAGTGGTACCCCTTATCTCCACCATCGCCGGAGACAACAGCCGAACTTCGTTGGTCTCAACCATCGCAGGCATCTTGTCAACGGTCACTACATCTTCCTCCGGCACTAATCCTAGCAGCAGTGCCAGTTCCACTGTTATGCCAGTGACACAGACAGTCAAGAAGCCCAGTAAGCCAGTCAAGAAGAACCATGCTTGTGAGATGTGTGGGAAGGCCTTTCGAGATGTCTACCACCTTAACCGGCACAAGCTCTCTCATTCAGAtgagaaaccctttgaatgtcCTATTTGCAATCAGCGCTTCAAGAGGAAGGATCGGATGACTTACCATGTGAGGTCTCATGAAGGAGGCATCACCAAACCATATACTTGCAGTGTTTGTGGGAAAGGCTTCTCGAG GCCTGACCACTTAAGCTGTCACGTAAAACATGTCCATTCAACAGAGAGACCCTTCAAATGCCAA ttttcctccCTCATGCAGACATGCACTGCTGCCTTTGCCACCAAAGACAGACTGCGGACGCATATGGTTCGCCATGAAGGAAAGGTATCTTGTAATATCTGTGGTAAACTTCTGAGTGCAGCGTATATCACCAGCCACTTAAAGACACATGGGCAGAGCCAAAGTATCAACTGTAATACATGTAAACAAGGCATCAATAAAA CATGTATGAATGAAGAGACCAGTaaccagaagcagcagcagcagcagcaacatgtGACCAGCTGGCCAGGGAAGCAGGTAGAGACACTGAGATTGTGGGAAGAAGCTGTCAAGGCAAGGAAGAAAG AAGCTGCTAACCTGTGCCAAACCTCCACGGCTGCTACGACACCTGTGACTCTTACTACTCCATTCAATATAACTTCCTCTGTTTCGTCTGGGACAATGTCAAACCCAGTCACAGTGGCAGCTGCAATGAGCATGAGAAGTCCAGTAAATGTTTCAAGTGCAGTTAATATAACCAGCCCAATGAATATAGGGCACCCTGTAACTATAACCAGTCCACTATCCATGACCTCTCCACTAACACTCACCACCCCAGTCAACCTCCCCACCCCTGTCACTGCCCCAGTGAATATAGCACACCCAGTCACTATCACATCTCCAATGAACCTACCCACACCAATGACATTAGCAGCCCCACTAAATATAGCAATGAGACCCGTAGAGAGCATGCCTTTCTTACCCCAAGCTTTGCCCACATCACCACCTTGGTAA
- the VEZF1 gene encoding vascular endothelial zinc finger 1 isoform X4, whose protein sequence is MEANWTAFLFQAHEASHHQQQAAQNSLLPLLSSAVEPPDQKPLLPLPITQKPQAPPETLKDAIGIKKEKPKTSFVCNYCSKAFRDSYHLRRHQSCHTGIKLVSRQKKTPTTVVPLISTIAGDNSRTSLVSTIAGILSTVTTSSSGTNPSSSASSTVMPVTQTVKKPSKPVKKNHACEMCGKAFRDVYHLNRHKLSHSDEKPFECPICNQRFKRKDRMTYHVRSHEGGITKPYTCSVCGKGFSRPDHLSCHVKHVHSTERPFKCQTCTAAFATKDRLRTHMVRHEGKVSCNICGKLLSAAYITSHLKTHGQSQSINCNTCKQGINKTCMNEETSNQKQQQQQQHVTSWPGKQVETLRLWEEAVKARKKEAANLCQTSTAATTPVTLTTPFNITSSVSSGTMSNPVTVAAAMSMRSPVNVSSAVNITSPMNIGHPVTITSPLSMTSPLTLTTPVNLPTPVTAPVNIAHPVTITSPMNLPTPMTLAAPLNIAMRPVESMPFLPQALPTSPPW, encoded by the exons atGGAGGCCAACTGGACCGCGTTCCTGTTCCAG GCCCATGAAGCCTCCCATCACCAACAGCAGGCAGCACAGAACAGCTTGCTGCCCCTCCTGAGCTCTGCTGTGGAGCCCCCTGATCAGAAGCCGTTGCTTCCATTACCAATAACTCAGAAACCTCAGGCACCACCAGAAACATTAAAGGATGCCATtgggattaaaaaagaaaaacctaaaaCCTCCTTTGTGTGCAATTACTGCAGTAAAGCTTTCAGGGACAGCTACCACCTGAGACGCCATCAGTCCTGCCACACTGGGATAAAGTTAGTGTCACGGCAAAAGAAAACCCCTACCACAGTGGTACCCCTTATCTCCACCATCGCCGGAGACAACAGCCGAACTTCGTTGGTCTCAACCATCGCAGGCATCTTGTCAACGGTCACTACATCTTCCTCCGGCACTAATCCTAGCAGCAGTGCCAGTTCCACTGTTATGCCAGTGACACAGACAGTCAAGAAGCCCAGTAAGCCAGTCAAGAAGAACCATGCTTGTGAGATGTGTGGGAAGGCCTTTCGAGATGTCTACCACCTTAACCGGCACAAGCTCTCTCATTCAGAtgagaaaccctttgaatgtcCTATTTGCAATCAGCGCTTCAAGAGGAAGGATCGGATGACTTACCATGTGAGGTCTCATGAAGGAGGCATCACCAAACCATATACTTGCAGTGTTTGTGGGAAAGGCTTCTCGAG GCCTGACCACTTAAGCTGTCACGTAAAACATGTCCATTCAACAGAGAGACCCTTCAAATGCCAA ACATGCACTGCTGCCTTTGCCACCAAAGACAGACTGCGGACGCATATGGTTCGCCATGAAGGAAAGGTATCTTGTAATATCTGTGGTAAACTTCTGAGTGCAGCGTATATCACCAGCCACTTAAAGACACATGGGCAGAGCCAAAGTATCAACTGTAATACATGTAAACAAGGCATCAATAAAA CATGTATGAATGAAGAGACCAGTaaccagaagcagcagcagcagcagcaacatgtGACCAGCTGGCCAGGGAAGCAGGTAGAGACACTGAGATTGTGGGAAGAAGCTGTCAAGGCAAGGAAGAAAG AAGCTGCTAACCTGTGCCAAACCTCCACGGCTGCTACGACACCTGTGACTCTTACTACTCCATTCAATATAACTTCCTCTGTTTCGTCTGGGACAATGTCAAACCCAGTCACAGTGGCAGCTGCAATGAGCATGAGAAGTCCAGTAAATGTTTCAAGTGCAGTTAATATAACCAGCCCAATGAATATAGGGCACCCTGTAACTATAACCAGTCCACTATCCATGACCTCTCCACTAACACTCACCACCCCAGTCAACCTCCCCACCCCTGTCACTGCCCCAGTGAATATAGCACACCCAGTCACTATCACATCTCCAATGAACCTACCCACACCAATGACATTAGCAGCCCCACTAAATATAGCAATGAGACCCGTAGAGAGCATGCCTTTCTTACCCCAAGCTTTGCCCACATCACCACCTTGGTAA